A genomic segment from Glycine soja cultivar W05 chromosome 18, ASM419377v2, whole genome shotgun sequence encodes:
- the LOC114394867 gene encoding uncharacterized protein LOC114394867 — MDESEQYPKEYYPNDQTLPRRVSSSSSSSTTSVHVTALDGLVNVNSLFTIAVFVGLSLTTPGQRSLENRSSCDADVDVAKKLLVFEVVSFSFFLFSSLVAQGLKLALNLLNSKDADEAFRAHINLRALRLGMLGSAIGSVMGCLFLVLSMVNVIEIRLGMLSCGSKAAAHAVAAMVVLVSSALVLYISTAIYAFTH; from the exons ATGGACGa ATCAGAGCAATACCCAAAGGAGTATTACCCTAACGACCAAACCCTCCCCAGAAGAGTCTCCtcatcctcgtcctcttccaCGACGAGCGTCCACGTGACAGCCCTAGACGGCCTGGTGAACGTGAACTCCCTCTTCACGATCGCCGTCTTCGTGGGTCTCTCCCTCACCACCCCGGGCCAGCGCAGCCTCGAGAACCGCTCCTCCTGCGACGCCGACGTTGACGTAGCCAAGAAGCTCCTCGTCTTCGAAGTGGTGTCGTTTAGCTTCTTCCTCTTCTCGTCGCTGGTAGCGCAGGGGCTGAAGCTGGCGCTGAATCTGCTCAACAGCAAGGACGCCGACGAGGCCTTCCGGGCCCACATCAACCTCAGGGCCCTAAGGCTTGGCATGCTGGGCTCCGCCATTGGCTCCGTCATGGGCTGCCTCTTCCTCGTTCTCTCCATGGTCAACGTCATCGAGATCCGATTGGGAATGCTGTCGTGCGGGAGCAAGGCCGCCGCGCACGCTGTGGCCGCGATGGTCGTGTTGGTCTCCTCCGCTCTCGTGCTTTATATTTCCACTGCTATCTATGCTTTTACTCACTGA